One Streptomyces sp. NBC_01217 genomic region harbors:
- the kdpF gene encoding K(+)-transporting ATPase subunit F: MTAENVVGLIVAVALLGYLVLALLYPERF, from the coding sequence GTGACTGCCGAGAACGTTGTCGGTCTGATCGTGGCCGTTGCCCTGCTGGGCTATCTCGTCCTCGCCCTTCTGTATCCGGAGAGGTTCTGA
- the kdpA gene encoding potassium-transporting ATPase subunit KdpA → MSPVLAGVLQLLALVVALGLAYRPLGDYMAAVYSSKKHLRVEKWIYKAIGADPNTEMRWPAYLRGVLAFSAVSVLFLYLLQRLQGGLPGSLGFASIDPDQAFNTAASFVANTNWQSYYGEQAMGHVVQTGGLAVQNFVSASVGIAVAVALVRGFARSRTGELGNFWSDLVRGTVRILLPVSVVAAVVLVACGAIQNFSGIHGVGQFLGGSQEWNGGAVASQEAIKELGTNGGGYFNANSAHPFENPGGLSNLLEIFLILVIPFALTRTFGRMVGSLKQGYAILAAMGVIWLGFTALMMWTEFAHHGPAFDIAGGAMEGKETRFGVGGSSIFAVATTLTSTGAVNSFHSSFTGLGGGITMLGMQLGEIAPGGVGSGLYGMLIMAVIAVFLAGLMVGRTPEYLGKKIGTREIKLAACYILVTPALVLCFTAAAMALPTPANSMTNSGAHGFSEILYAYTSGANNNGSAFAGLNADTQWFNTTIGLAMLLGRFLPIVFVLALAGSLAGQKPVPATAGTLGTHKPLFSGLLVGTILIITGLTYFPALALGPLAEGLAS, encoded by the coding sequence ATGAGCCCTGTCCTCGCTGGTGTGCTCCAGTTGCTCGCGCTCGTTGTGGCGTTGGGTCTGGCATACCGTCCGCTTGGTGACTACATGGCCGCCGTCTACTCCTCGAAGAAGCATCTGCGGGTCGAGAAGTGGATATACAAGGCCATCGGTGCCGATCCGAATACGGAGATGCGCTGGCCCGCGTATCTGCGTGGGGTGCTCGCGTTCTCCGCGGTGAGTGTCCTTTTCCTTTATCTGCTGCAGCGTCTGCAGGGCGGTCTGCCCGGGTCGCTGGGTTTTGCGTCGATCGATCCGGATCAGGCGTTCAACACGGCGGCGTCGTTCGTGGCCAACACGAACTGGCAGTCGTATTACGGCGAGCAGGCGATGGGCCATGTCGTGCAGACCGGTGGTCTGGCGGTGCAGAACTTCGTCTCGGCGTCGGTCGGTATCGCGGTCGCGGTGGCGCTGGTGCGTGGTTTCGCCCGTTCCCGTACGGGTGAGCTGGGCAATTTCTGGTCCGATCTGGTGCGTGGCACCGTGCGGATCCTGTTGCCGGTCTCGGTGGTCGCGGCGGTGGTCCTGGTCGCGTGCGGTGCGATCCAGAACTTCTCCGGTATTCATGGTGTCGGGCAGTTCTTGGGTGGTTCGCAGGAGTGGAACGGCGGGGCGGTCGCCTCGCAGGAGGCGATCAAGGAGCTGGGCACGAACGGTGGCGGTTACTTCAACGCCAACTCGGCTCATCCGTTCGAGAATCCCGGGGGGCTCTCCAATCTTCTGGAGATTTTCCTGATTCTGGTCATTCCGTTCGCGTTGACGCGGACTTTCGGCCGGATGGTCGGTTCGCTGAAGCAGGGTTACGCGATCCTGGCGGCGATGGGTGTCATCTGGCTGGGTTTCACGGCGTTGATGATGTGGACGGAGTTCGCGCATCACGGTCCGGCGTTCGATATCGCGGGCGGGGCGATGGAGGGGAAGGAGACGCGGTTCGGGGTCGGTGGTTCGTCGATCTTCGCGGTGGCGACGACGCTGACGTCGACCGGTGCGGTGAACTCGTTCCATTCCTCGTTCACGGGTCTTGGCGGCGGGATCACGATGCTGGGCATGCAGCTGGGCGAGATCGCGCCCGGTGGTGTCGGTTCGGGTCTGTACGGCATGCTGATCATGGCGGTGATCGCGGTGTTCCTGGCGGGTCTGATGGTCGGGCGTACGCCGGAGTATCTGGGGAAGAAGATCGGCACGCGGGAGATCAAGCTCGCGGCCTGTTACATCCTGGTCACCCCGGCGCTGGTGCTGTGCTTCACCGCTGCGGCGATGGCCCTGCCCACCCCGGCCAACTCGATGACCAACTCCGGTGCGCATGGTTTCTCCGAGATTCTGTATGCGTATACGTCGGGTGCGAACAACAACGGTTCGGCGTTCGCGGGGCTGAACGCGGACACGCAGTGGTTCAACACGACGATCGGTCTTGCGATGCTGCTGGGCCGGTTCCTGCCGATCGTGTTCGTCCTGGCGCTGGCCGGCTCGCTGGCCGGGCAGAAGCCCGTCCCGGCGACCGCGGGGACCCTGGGCACGCACAAGCCGCTGTTCAGCGGGCTGCTGGTCGGCACGATCCTGATCATCACCGGTCTGACCTACTTCCCGGCCCTGGCGCTGGGGCCGCTGGCCGAAGGGCTGGCGTCATGA